The following is a genomic window from Fundulus heteroclitus isolate FHET01 chromosome 16, MU-UCD_Fhet_4.1, whole genome shotgun sequence.
CCTGTAATTCCTCCGTACTTTGGAATGGTCAAAGGTGAGACCGTTTACTACTACCGCCTGTAACTCAGACAAAACTGGACCTGATCGACGCGTCGCTAGTTTATCCTCTCTCTGAGCTGTTCTTGTTTGCCTCACATGGTCAGTAACCCGCCTGCCTTCTCCCCGCAGGCTGAGCCAGGCAAGAGCGATGCTTGGTCAAAGTACATGGCTGAGGTGAAAAAGTACAAAGCCCACCAGTGCAGCGACGACGACAAAACCAGACCTCTGGTCAAATAGGCGAAGCGGCGATGCTTCGAGGAGAAAGCcaccgaggaggaggagcagctccaGGGGACACAACCTTTAATGACCTCCTCTTACTGCCAGTTGAAGTCACCTTCACTGTCCTTCACAAACTGCTTAGGCTGACActctttttgtttcctttcctttttttattgtttttgttggttcatttttatttggttCTGGTGTCAAAAGGTGTTCATGGATCTTAGTATCATTTACATGCCTTCACCGTTGTCTTATTTGTATTAATCCTTGTATAACTTAAACAGACTCCATAGCCAACCCGTGGtttcaattaaatcaaatttcaATTGTGCTTTGCGTCCCTGTTTGGCTGTTTGTAGAGAAATTGGCCGCACAAATGCACACGTTTCTATTTTAGCCAACTATTCTCTCAGATTTTAATATAAAACTTTGAAAGGAATTGAAACATTTAATGtgctttaataatttttttgaacAGCCATGTGTCAGGGTTTTCAGCCAATAACCTCAAATGTTCGGATACCCTGCATAGATTATATaggttattattacaattagGGTGTCCCGATACCAGTTTAGATACTTACCGATACCAAGTACTGAGTCCAAGTACTTAATAAATTGGTACTTAGTAATCAGAAATAACCTAATATTGACCACTGAAAACAACTGACCATCTAAAGTATGTGATGCTGGTATCAGAACACTAGTTTATATAGGATGCTAGTTGTTTAGACCAATATGTGGAGATGAGTCTGACCTTGTTTTGTTCTGAAAATTAccctagattaaaaaaaagtgtttccttTAGCTGGTTTAGACTTTATAGTCCAAACTCCTTCCATATCCAGGACAGTAGGAAGACTAGCTTTCATGTTTGTACATAGGATATTAGAAATAACATacattaggttaaaaaaaaaccttttactGTTTCAAAGAACTGTCAGgagcatttaaaaagaaaaaaaataatttgcactGACAGCTCATAAGCTTCAATAGCCACCAATGGTTGTGCTAATAGCCCAGGTATTCAGACTGAGCTGAAATATTTAGTGATAGCATTATGTAAGGATCAAAGATTTTAATTAAAGTGGGCTTACGTTCTatacagaaacaaaaccaaagaaTTCAAGTACATCTGAAAACATGTACATCTCTTAAAAAAGCTCAAATTCGTTTTGCAGTTTACATTTCTTACAGGTTTCAGTGATAATTacattatgataaaaaaaacaaacagcaccaAGTAGACAAACTGACCATGCATCAGAGTGGGAGACGTACAAAAGGCACACAGTCCAGTCAGGCACAGGTCCAGACCTTCATGCACACACACCTCCACTCATCTGAAGCCCATTCTTTCCTTCTCCCCATCCACAGTGATATAGGTCTATATGTAAACATTGACAAACTATTTGCCAGCTCTACAAAGGACTTATAAAATAGTCTTTAAAAAGGATTCAACTGTGGTGTTGAGAGCTGATTTCATGAGGTGAAGCCCACTTGATTCCACACCCTTGTATAGCATGATCTTTCCCacgtttcttctttttctgccGCATCATTGGGATTTGACAGGTGACCAAATCCAGTCGCATCATAGAGTCTTCCTCTTAGTGTCGCTTCCCTGGCTCTGACTGACGTCTGGAGaagaaaagtacaaaacttcaGCCTCCAGGGAAACATACTAAGATACATTTATTAGCAATCCAGCTAGTCACATGTAAATTCTTTCAAGTAAATTAATGTTATTGCAGTAACTCTCTTCAGAGAATtcacaaaaaattttttttaccctttttaaaacaaagacaataatCCCCAATGGCTTTCTATACTGGCTTCATAGTGAAACcggcaaaaaaacagaagctgaaagacgagaagttagaaaaaaagatgataTTAAACTGGAGAAAGGAACCAACAGAACAAAGGAAGGCAAGACGAGAAGCAATATTAAAAAGAACATAAGAAAAAGTAAAGGAGGGTCTGttacaaggaaggaaagaaagtaaAGGGGGAAGGACAAGCTGGAAGTACAGCAGGACCCAGAAACAATGAAAGGAggggaagaaaataaagaatcagacatactttaataatcccagatgGAAATTACttaattaaaaagaacaagaaataaaatgaggAAGGACAGAAGAAAAGGACACTAGGAAGGAAGGATCAAGGAAAGGTAGGGATGATAAAGGAGGGACAAAGGGTGGAAGGACACATGAAGGGAGGAAAGACAATTTTACGTGATGGCATAGGGCTTAAtgcttagaaataaataaatccagacTTAAGGATCCAATCAGCCTAGGAACCTTGGGTAGAGCTGAGCagatttttattcttaattCTCGTGGTATTACGAGAGTTCATGATGCCATTAAGCTCAAACAGCCTTCCCAGGTAAAAGCCTCACAGATCTACTGTACAGCAGGAATAGTCACTTTTCCCACCCACTAATCCTTCATGTCAGGCCACACCCACCTGCATTGGTTGTTACTGGGCTTTCTAAAAGAAAGGGGACAAATGCCTTCAAATTAAAAGGTTGGATCTCCATAATGCTAAATGTTAGATTTACTACTGCTGTAAAAAACGTATTTGAAGGCTTTGGACACATCTTTGACAGGTGTGCCAATAGATGTGGTAGATGAAGGGACAACAGCATAAAGAAAAGCCACCAAAACATGCCGCCACCCACAGATGAGAACAGAACCGGACAGCCCCAAACCAAGAACACCAGACACGGCAACAGAAAAAGGTCGAGCAGAAGAGATGGAGCAGGCTTCGAGTTACAGGAAGGGTCTGATTTTACCTGAGAAAGCGAGCTGCAAGTGAGGAGGCAGAGCAACCTGAGACCCTGACTGGAGACTCTTATACAGATCTGAGGAGACAGGACAGGGCGACGAGGAGGGGAGGAACGAATGCCAACAACACAGGGGAGGAAAAAAGGGATGCAACAGCCAGACATCAGGGCGCCAGGTAGGGAGGAAGCAGTAGAGGAAAGAGGAGATGTGGGAGatgaacaaaatgaaacataGTCAAACATTAATTACATCCAGACAAACGGTATGGTGATCAAACAAATGATGTCAACGTACAACACTAAACAGGGCCTAGAGAAGACTCAGACAGCAGCAGAGCAACGTGACCTACTGCCAGtcccacaaacacaaacactctgCCGGCCACTTTCTAAACGAGTCGCGCCTTTCTGCCACTCACTCTGGGTCAGGGTGGAGAAGGCGGCGCTGCTACTggctgctgagctgctggtcgGCGTGCTGGAGCCTCCCGTCCCCAGCTGAGACAGGTTGAGCATGGAGGGGAACTGGAAGGGCAGGGATACGGGCACCAGGCCCCCCAGCATCCCGTAGCCCAGGGCCAGGGAGGAGCCCGAGGCGAGCAGGCCGCCGCTTCCTGTCGTTGAGACCTGGGcccagagaggagaggaagtTAGGGTCAGAACAGGTTCGTTCGTCATCGCTATGAATGTCATGTTGATTTTGGGGTTTTTAAAAAGGAGTTGTGTGAAATCTTTTTGTGCAAAAATTATTGGGTGCACAAGTTTAAACGTACCTAGAATATCTTCCTAATTTACGCATAAAGGATCTTAACATCAGCCTGCTTTGTCCCTTTTAAAACCCAGCTGGACATGTCTTTGGGATCACTGGCCTCTGAACACCCAGTTCTGTCCTAATGTCAACCATCTAGCTGCTGATTTGAAATGATCAAAGAATTTAACAAATGTTTCTACCCACTTCATGAAATGGACCAGCGCCCCTTGTAGAAAAGCAGCGCCACGTTATGATGCCGCCACCACAACCAACTTAAGGCGGATGTTAAACGGATGATAAACTGGAAGACCAGTGGCCCAGTTTGTGCCCTGATGGGTCCCTCGCCATTCTAAGTGCTTTCCATTGATCTGACAGGCACCGTGGGGGTAAAGTTAAAACGTGCATGCATGCTGGGcgttccaacaggacaatgatcccaattacaaatcagaatcagaattaatCTAATTTGCCAtgtttgtgggtacaaacaagcAATTTGACTTGGGACCATTGGTAAGGTTCTTGAATGGCCCTGACCcctaacactgcaaaaacagatctaaaaataagtaaatgttcttaaagttagtgtatttgtccttgatttcagcaggtaaagaagattatctgccaatggaatgagtattttgacccctaaaataaaataattagacatcctgcacctgAAAGAAGATGATAGAGaggagttgttcccattttaagtgaaaaaatctcattctattggcgaatcatcttattttcctgctcaaatcaaggacaaatatactcattttaagaaaatattacttatttttagttctgtttttgcagtgtaactgaAACTTGTCGCCCATGCTTAAAAGCCCAATCCACACAAGTTTCCAGAGAAAAGTGCTCACACGTCGAGctagactggttccagagcttGTTGTCGACAAATCGCAACCCGAACACAAACCTGCGGTAGCTGAGACGAGACTGACGACAGTGGAAGAGACACGACCGGCTTGGCCCCCTGCGGCGTCCCGCCCACGGTGCGCTGACGCTGGCCTGGGGTCACCGAGGCAGCTGCGGGGGAGGCACTGCTTCCTGAATGCTTGCTCATAGATGAGGTGTTAATAAGGCTGGTGTTGGTGGCGCTGATAACGCTGGGGGTCTTTTGGCCGCTCGAGGGAGTGTAGCTGCCTTGACCCGACTTGGCGACTCCTCCTGTAGCACCTGAGAACGGCGGCCGGAAGCCCGCCGGGGTTTTGGGAGTGTACTGGTGTATCGAGGGTGCTGCCTGAGAGCGAGGGGTTTGGGAAATGGAGGCGGATATGATGGAGGTGGTGCTGGGGGCGACGGCGGGGTTGGGGGTTCGGGGGGTGAGCTTGACGATGGGTGGGATGCTGCTGTGGGCGGACTTGGTGAGGGTGGCGTGCATAGGGGTGATGAAGTTTGACTGTGGCTGAGGTTGAACTGCAGACGGGGTTTGTGGGAGGGAGGTGGGCGGCTTGTTCTGGGGGGTCTGGGCCAGGCGGGACGTCTGAAAGGTCTTGTTGACTATCAGGGAGGGGGACGTGAGAGTGTGCGGCCGGGACTGAGTCGAAGTGATAATAATCGTGTCTCCGCTGGTGGCTTTATTATTGCTGCCTTTAAGGAGGCCAGACGGGGATATGGAGACCCCCGTCTTTGGTCCCGGGGCCACTAGTGGAGAAGCGGTGGGTGGAGGACGCGGTTTAGGTGGCGAAACTGAGACGGGCATAGCCGCTTTCGTCACACCCACGCTTAAAGGTCTCTGAGTGTTCAAAACAGTGTGTCTGTTTGGCTGCGGCGTGCCCTTCACCACCCCTGTCCCCTCCACCCTCGCCGAGGTCAGGGGAGAGGACGTGTTGGGGGCGGGCCGGGGCAGGGAGGTGGAGGCCGACGACGAGGTAGAGATGTAGTGAGGTGTGCTGGAGCTGGGAGTACTGACAGAGTTCTTTTTCAGCGGCTGGAGAAGCGGCGAGGCGTGGAGGCTGGGGGCGTTGGTGGAGGTCTTGGGTCTCTCCGGGGAAGGCGGAGTGTCCCCTTGGGCCAAACCTTTGGCTGCGTTGCCAAGGATGGCCAGTGCCTGAGAGATGGAGTCCAGAGAAGGAGACTCGTCGAGGGAATCCAGGCAGATGGTCCCCGGCGGCGACTGAGGAGGTCGCTTGGCAACCTGGGCAGCGGGGGACGGCGTGACGCCCGCTGGAGGGGTGGGACGCTGAACCCACGTTACTTCCTGAAAGCACAAATTGGCTCATTTGCTTATTTGTGACGATATTAAGAGGGTCAAATAAAAAAGTTCTTAAAACTCAGAAATATACCTTTGCAAGGCGCTCATTCCAGTCCAGCCTTTGTCACATTACtcccacaaacttcagtgtattttttgAGCATTTTGGACATTACTAACAAAAAGCTAAAGGGTAtgacatgcatttattttcagccCCCACAAGTCAATCATTTGTAAAAACCTCCTCTTGCAGCTAAAAGCCATTTGAGGCATGTCTCTAACATTTTCTTTGGGTTTAGAGACTACAATTCTATTTTTCTGTCCAGAACTTCTCCAGTCAGGACAGATTGCACAACGGTATCTTAACTCTTAAGAGTAAACGACAATTTAAATCATGCCACAGATTTTCATTGGTTTTAAGCTCTGGACATGAataatgctttgatctaaagcagTTCAATGTAGCCGTGCTACATTTAGAGTTGCTGCGCTGCGGGAAGGAGAAGCTCCATCCCAGTCTCTACGTTGATCCTGTTTCTAGCTTCTTCCAGCTTCTTCCAGCTTCCCAGCAACGATGTTGACGTCCCTGTGAGAGAAAAGCCtgcccaaagcatgatgctgccacctctaCCTCAACGCAAGATGcttttctcagatttttatcTTGTAGGAGAAAAAAATTTAGTTTCCAGACTAAATTTTCTTGATTCTTTCCTGTCAGTTTTTATTGGGTTAGAAATTCCCCTAATTGGATTTTACTACCCTTGaagcaaaaaagaaattaaataataaaaaacaagttcaatttgcctttttttttttttttccttacaaatgtttaaaacccAAAACGATCACACAGGCTCCTTAAATATATTGTACAAAATCTGTTTAGAAATGTCTAATATTGTTATAACAGAGACGCTCCTAGCAAACTATGAGCTGTTCTGTATCTTTTAAAGTCtatctttctttatttatttaccatcAATATAAAAAATTAGTCGATTGGGTTTCAATGTTGACTTTTTGTCTTTGCTCTAAAATGTTacgaagaaaaaaagacaataatttTAGATCTTTAATTTAATAAGAAACATCTTTACAACGTATGGATTTATAAAACTAGGCgaaatcatcaaaatatatattttgtagcAGCAGCGAGGGGAGAAACAGCCCTGAACTAAAAAAAAGGTTGCAAGTCTATCACAAAGAAATCAAATGCCAATAAAatgcactgaagtttgtggatgtGACAGAAAGGGGAAAGGTTGAAGGGAAGGAGCAGTTTTCTCAGCCTCAGTGAAGACATGATTAATTGATCTGGAAAACGCTCATGACTTACCTTTGGCTTGGCTTTCGGAGTTGGGACCATCTTTTTCTTTGCTCTGAAGGAAAAGCAATAAAACGTGTGTCAGCATAAGCTAAAACTAAAGCGCGGCGGTCATTATGAGACCAGTGAAAAATAACATCTCTCACGTAAAGCCAGTTAGATGACCATGAACCATGGTGCTTTCCTTGAACAGCATCCTGCAAATAGAAGTTCAGACAGCAGGGCGACAAATTAAAGGCCTTGTTAGTAGTAAAGAAATGCTGCAGGTTTGTACGGCGTCTTCTCTGCTATCGTAGCGCGCTCCACACACCTGGCTTGCATCCAGCCCTTTGGCCAGAGGGGCTTCACCTCCGTCTCCATGAAGGCCTTGAGGTAATCCTCTAGGGACAGAGAGTTCTTGCCCTCCAGCTCATAGAAGCCCAGCTTCACCTGCACCAAGTTACACAGCAACGACCTACAAATACAACACAATCCACTAAAGCACGGCGGCCCAAACCTTTCGTCCAACATTGTCACGC
Proteins encoded in this region:
- the ubn2b gene encoding ubinuclein-2 isoform X3; amino-acid sequence: MAEPRKVPFVTISPFSAPPPPPPQQQQQQQQTPEPNKKRRREDEAADVSLGKDGGGGAAAVGSGGSGGLFGSAKGGDADSGEAKPTVRLNLTLSEPNEKGSSEFNYGELVQPTAPQVKPAGSTVPKGLAPPLDPSDPFADDEKERREVEELARKFESKYGSGPKKKKKDRMQDLIDIGYGYDETDPFIDNSEAYDELVPASLTTKHGGFYINTGTLQFRAASDSEGENAEDQRFKKMKDGEERVIKKRRKKQDGGILEDKKPRKNKVPKPGGGSVLGVHRPEKKKRKKLMKDSLHLANMLRRFTREKEEMRKKNLATAAALPRPSAKAPGANSAVGAHPKAAGPGNDCNITDLTDDQAVMSLLGSANNDLLQDMMGDLDFGMLDSPQPGSPSQGENGAFGSGQKTARLLQGSVMTPPPPLPCGLPGPLSKRIEDLRADDRLRAPLLNLKLAVCSVMPEQIARYNMDCIAKVAKQQSEEGDKNGSEDDDEEKPGKRVMGPRKKFIWDDKLRSLLCNLVQVKLGFYELEGKNSLSLEDYLKAFMETEVKPLWPKGWMQARMLFKESTMVHGHLTGFTAKKKMVPTPKAKPKEVTWVQRPTPPAGVTPSPAAQVAKRPPQSPPGTICLDSLDESPSLDSISQALAILGNAAKGLAQGDTPPSPERPKTSTNAPSLHASPLLQPLKKNSVSTPSSSTPHYISTSSSASTSLPRPAPNTSSPLTSARVEGTGVVKGTPQPNRHTVLNTQRPLSVGVTKAAMPVSVSPPKPRPPPTASPLVAPGPKTGVSISPSGLLKGSNNKATSGDTIIITSTQSRPHTLTSPSLIVNKTFQTSRLAQTPQNKPPTSLPQTPSAVQPQPQSNFITPMHATLTKSAHSSIPPIVKLTPRTPNPAVAPSTTSIISASISQTPRSQAAPSIHQYTPKTPAGFRPPFSGATGGVAKSGQGSYTPSSGQKTPSVISATNTSLINTSSMSKHSGSSASPAAASVTPGQRQRTVGGTPQGAKPVVSLPLSSVSSQLPQVSTTGSGGLLASGSSLALGYGMLGGLVPVSLPFQFPSMLNLSQLGTGGSSTPTSSSAASSSAAFSTLTQNLYKSLQSGSQVALPPHLQLAFSDVSQSQGSDTKRKTL
- the ubn2b gene encoding ubinuclein-2 isoform X2 — protein: MAEPRKVPFVTISPFSAPPPPPPQQQQQQQQTPEPNKKRRREDEAADVSLGKDGGGGAAAVGSGGSGGLFGSAKGGDADSGEAKPTVRLNLTLSEPNEKGSSEFNYGELVQPTAPQVKPAGSTVPKGLAPPLDPSDPFADDEKERREVEELARKFESKYGSGPKKKKKDRMQDLIDIGYGYDETDPFIDNSEAYDELVPASLTTKHGGFYINTGTLQFRAASDSEGENAEDQRFKKMKDGEERVIKKRRKKQDGGILEDKKPRKNKVPKPGGGSVLGVHRPEKKKRKKLMKDSLHLANMLRRFTREKEEMRKKNLATAAALPRPSAKAPGANSAVGAHPKAAGPGNDCNITDLTDDQAVMSLLGSANNDLLQDMMGDLDFGMLDSPQPGSPSQGENGAFGSGQKTARLLQGSVMTPPPPLPCGLPGPLSKRIEDLRAASRQFDEEGRKKFFTLDMNNILLDIELQVQEQPVEVRSAVYSHLEAFVPCNKEALLKRLKKLSLNVQDDRLRAPLLNLKLAVCSVMPEQIARYNMDCIAKVAKQQSEEGDKNGSEDDDEEKPGKRVMGPRKKFIWDDKLRSLLCNLVQVKLGFYELEGKNSLSLEDYLKAFMETEVKPLWPKGWMQARMLFKESTMVHGHLTGFTAKKKMVPTPKAKPKEVTWVQRPTPPAGVTPSPAAQVAKRPPQSPPGTICLDSLDESPSLDSISQALAILGNAAKGLAQGDTPPSPERPKTSTNAPSLHASPLLQPLKKNSVSTPSSSTPHYISTSSSASTSLPRPAPNTSSPLTSARVEGTGVVKGTPQPNRHTVLNTQRPLSVGVTKAAMPVSVSPPKPRPPPTASPLVAPGPKTGVSISPSGLLKGSNNKATSGDTIIITSTQSRPHTLTSPSLIVNKTFQTSRLAQTPQNKPPTSLPQTPSAVQPQPQSNFITPMHATLTKSAHSSIPPIVKLTPRTPNPAVAPSTTSIISASISQTPRSQAAPSIHQYTPKTPAGFRPPFSGATGGVAKSGQGSYTPSSGQKTPSVISATNTSLINTSSMSKHSGSSASPAAASVTPGQRQRTVGGTPQGAKPVVSLPLSSVSSQLPQVSTTGSGGLLASGSSLALGYGMLGGLVPVSLPFQFPSMLNLSQLGTGGSSTPTSSSAASSSAAFSTLTQNVSQSQGSDTKRKTL
- the ubn2b gene encoding ubinuclein-2 isoform X1 encodes the protein MAEPRKVPFVTISPFSAPPPPPPQQQQQQQQTPEPNKKRRREDEAADVSLGKDGGGGAAAVGSGGSGGLFGSAKGGDADSGEAKPTVRLNLTLSEPNEKGSSEFNYGELVQPTAPQVKPAGSTVPKGLAPPLDPSDPFADDEKERREVEELARKFESKYGSGPKKKKKDRMQDLIDIGYGYDETDPFIDNSEAYDELVPASLTTKHGGFYINTGTLQFRAASDSEGENAEDQRFKKMKDGEERVIKKRRKKQDGGILEDKKPRKNKVPKPGGGSVLGVHRPEKKKRKKLMKDSLHLANMLRRFTREKEEMRKKNLATAAALPRPSAKAPGANSAVGAHPKAAGPGNDCNITDLTDDQAVMSLLGSANNDLLQDMMGDLDFGMLDSPQPGSPSQGENGAFGSGQKTARLLQGSVMTPPPPLPCGLPGPLSKRIEDLRAASRQFDEEGRKKFFTLDMNNILLDIELQVQEQPVEVRSAVYSHLEAFVPCNKEALLKRLKKLSLNVQDDRLRAPLLNLKLAVCSVMPEQIARYNMDCIAKVAKQQSEEGDKNGSEDDDEEKPGKRVMGPRKKFIWDDKLRSLLCNLVQVKLGFYELEGKNSLSLEDYLKAFMETEVKPLWPKGWMQARMLFKESTMVHGHLTGFTAKKKMVPTPKAKPKEVTWVQRPTPPAGVTPSPAAQVAKRPPQSPPGTICLDSLDESPSLDSISQALAILGNAAKGLAQGDTPPSPERPKTSTNAPSLHASPLLQPLKKNSVSTPSSSTPHYISTSSSASTSLPRPAPNTSSPLTSARVEGTGVVKGTPQPNRHTVLNTQRPLSVGVTKAAMPVSVSPPKPRPPPTASPLVAPGPKTGVSISPSGLLKGSNNKATSGDTIIITSTQSRPHTLTSPSLIVNKTFQTSRLAQTPQNKPPTSLPQTPSAVQPQPQSNFITPMHATLTKSAHSSIPPIVKLTPRTPNPAVAPSTTSIISASISQTPRSQAAPSIHQYTPKTPAGFRPPFSGATGGVAKSGQGSYTPSSGQKTPSVISATNTSLINTSSMSKHSGSSASPAAASVTPGQRQRTVGGTPQGAKPVVSLPLSSVSSQLPQVSTTGSGGLLASGSSLALGYGMLGGLVPVSLPFQFPSMLNLSQLGTGGSSTPTSSSAASSSAAFSTLTQNLYKSLQSGSQVALPPHLQLAFSDVSQSQGSDTKRKTL